In Motilibacter rhizosphaerae, one DNA window encodes the following:
- a CDS encoding SAV_6107 family HEPN domain-containing protein codes for MAPTATTSPSRPSSGTRAPRPSGAPVPGGALDLVAAAHRDLAAARGAAVPAERYAAAHRGALHAAAAVLAVRARPDGRRRVRSAWDLLAGVAPEMQEWAAFFAAGAAKRAAAEAGLRRSVSERDADDLLRDGAAFLAVVEDALGVPRPLPGA; via the coding sequence ATGGCCCCCACCGCCACGACCTCCCCCTCCCGCCCGTCCAGCGGCACCCGCGCCCCCCGGCCCTCCGGGGCCCCCGTGCCGGGCGGCGCGCTCGATCTCGTCGCGGCCGCCCACCGCGACCTCGCCGCCGCGCGCGGCGCGGCCGTGCCCGCGGAGCGCTACGCCGCCGCCCACCGCGGCGCGCTGCACGCCGCGGCGGCGGTCCTCGCCGTCCGCGCGCGGCCCGACGGCCGGCGCCGCGTGCGCAGCGCGTGGGACCTGCTGGCCGGGGTGGCCCCGGAGATGCAGGAGTGGGCCGCCTTCTTCGCCGCGGGCGCCGCGAAGCGCGCCGCCGCGGAGGCCGGCCTGCGCCGCAGCGTCTCCGAGCGCGACGCTGACGACCTGCTCCGCGACGGCGCGGCCTTCCTCGCCGTCGTCGAGGACGCGCTGGGCGTGCCCCGCCCGCTCCCGGGTGCGTGA
- a CDS encoding DUF6504 family protein, with the protein MPAAGAAVPEQFLWRGRLYLVRDVLSCWVETSPWWRSPAAELARGERVDALPAAAPAPAAPAAPAADPSAPAAPATPAERRAEPLAVEAETVTWRVEASPGRWAGSGVYDLRECGPGSWQLVQALD; encoded by the coding sequence GTGCCGGCCGCGGGAGCGGCGGTGCCGGAGCAGTTCCTCTGGAGGGGGCGGCTCTACCTCGTGCGCGACGTGCTCTCGTGCTGGGTGGAGACCAGCCCCTGGTGGCGCAGCCCGGCGGCCGAGCTGGCGCGCGGCGAGCGGGTCGACGCGCTGCCCGCTGCGGCCCCTGCTCCCGCTGCTCCCGCTGCTCCCGCTGCGGACCCCTCTGCTCCCGCCGCCCCCGCGACCCCCGCCGAGCGGCGGGCGGAGCCGCTGGCCGTGGAGGCGGAGACCGTGACCTGGCGCGTCGAGGCGAGCCCGGGGCGCTGGGCCGGGAGCGGGGTCTACGACCTGCGCGAGTGCGGCCCCGGCTCCTGGCAGCTCGTCCAGGCGCTGGACTAG
- a CDS encoding monooxygenase produces MEPSAAVPSGAPAAPGAPHTTVHVWGVRPRDVPAALVRVGTDRRVLGRAVRTGTTTSGAPAPLFATLLGTSSAGFRLVDSDPAHWALLATWPDREAAEAGTATGPYAAWRRLAVEELRLDLRPLASRGRWGGAAPFGDPEPVRHDGPVAAVTRARLRARTALSFRRAVPPVARELAGAPGLRLALGVGEWPVGLQGTLSLWDASPSLVAFAGRTAAHVEAVRRTAAEGWYAEELFARFAVLGVAGTLHGRTP; encoded by the coding sequence ATGGAGCCCTCCGCCGCCGTGCCCAGCGGCGCCCCGGCCGCGCCGGGCGCCCCCCACACCACCGTGCACGTCTGGGGCGTGCGCCCGCGCGACGTCCCGGCGGCGCTGGTCCGGGTGGGCACCGACCGGCGGGTCCTCGGGCGGGCCGTGCGCACCGGGACGACCACCAGCGGCGCGCCCGCCCCGCTCTTCGCGACCCTGCTCGGCACCTCCTCCGCGGGCTTCCGCCTCGTCGACAGCGACCCGGCGCACTGGGCGCTGCTCGCGACGTGGCCCGACCGGGAGGCCGCGGAGGCGGGGACGGCCACCGGCCCGTACGCCGCCTGGCGCCGGCTCGCCGTCGAGGAGCTCCGCCTCGACCTGCGCCCGCTCGCGAGCCGCGGGCGCTGGGGCGGCGCCGCGCCCTTCGGGGACCCCGAGCCCGTGCGGCACGACGGCCCCGTCGCCGCCGTCACCCGCGCCCGGCTGCGGGCGCGCACCGCGCTGAGCTTCCGCCGCGCGGTGCCCCCGGTGGCGCGCGAGCTCGCCGGCGCCCCGGGCCTGCGGCTGGCGCTCGGCGTCGGCGAGTGGCCGGTGGGGCTGCAGGGGACGCTCTCGCTGTGGGACGCCAGCCCCTCGCTCGTCGCCTTCGCGGGCCGCACGGCCGCGCACGTGGAGGCGGTGCGGCGGACGGCCGCCGAGGGCTGGTACGCCGAGGAGCTGTTCGCGCGCTTCGCCGTCCTCGGCGTGGCGGGCACGCTCCACGGGCGCACGCCGTGA
- a CDS encoding carotenoid biosynthesis protein: MRDALLRPALLLAAATVLCQVAYPLTSGAARDRLTVATVLVAALAVLLDLASSRGPLAAARAAAATWVLTFAVEAVGTGTGQPFGPYSYAGSLGPRVLGVPLLVPLAWGMVALPLLMAVRRLAASPAARAALGGVALTGWDLFLDPQMVAAGHWRWADPSPHLPGVPHVPVHNFAGWLVTGTVLVLVLDRVVPEGPADPLVPAVLLGWTWLGGVVGAAAFFGRPAVAVWGGVVLGAVVVPWLVLVARDAAVPQREPVPA; the protein is encoded by the coding sequence GTGAGGGACGCGCTCCTCCGCCCCGCGCTCCTGCTCGCCGCGGCCACGGTGCTGTGCCAGGTCGCGTACCCGCTGACCAGCGGTGCCGCCCGCGACCGGCTCACGGTCGCGACGGTCCTGGTCGCCGCGCTGGCCGTGCTGCTCGACCTGGCGTCCTCCCGCGGCCCGCTCGCCGCCGCCCGGGCCGCGGCCGCCACCTGGGTGCTGACGTTCGCGGTGGAGGCGGTCGGCACGGGGACGGGCCAGCCGTTCGGGCCGTACTCCTACGCCGGCTCCCTCGGCCCGCGCGTGCTCGGCGTCCCCCTGCTCGTCCCGCTGGCGTGGGGCATGGTCGCCCTCCCGCTGCTGATGGCGGTGCGCCGGCTGGCCGCCTCCCCGGCCGCCCGCGCCGCGCTGGGCGGCGTGGCGCTGACCGGCTGGGACCTCTTCCTCGACCCGCAGATGGTCGCCGCCGGGCACTGGCGGTGGGCCGACCCCTCCCCGCACCTGCCGGGGGTGCCGCACGTGCCGGTGCACAACTTCGCGGGCTGGCTCGTCACCGGGACCGTGCTCGTGCTCGTGCTCGACCGGGTCGTGCCGGAGGGGCCGGCCGACCCCCTCGTCCCCGCGGTCCTGCTCGGCTGGACGTGGCTCGGCGGGGTCGTGGGCGCGGCGGCGTTCTTCGGCCGCCCGGCCGTGGCGGTCTGGGGCGGGGTCGTGCTGGGCGCGGTCGTGGTGCCGTGGCTGGTGCTGGTCGCCCGCGACGCCGCCGTCCCGCAGCGCGAGCCGGTGCCCGCGTGA
- a CDS encoding glycosyltransferase, which translates to MSRAGRALVRAGTALAVAGTAHTALNLRLLRTPRVDPPPLGERTSLLLPLRDEAHRAGPCLDALPAVLAADPLLELVVLDDASTDGTAALVRERLATELATGRARLLAGEPPPPGWLGKPWACAQLVAAAAPGTGVHVLLDADVVLAPHAVRATVDLLRRHGLDLVSPYPRQLVGSPGERLVQPLLQWSWATTLPLRLAERSPRPSLAAANGQLLAVDAAAYARCGGHAAVRGEVLEDIALVRAVKAAGGRGTVADGTALATCRMYAGWTELRDGWAKSLWAAFGSPAGAAGATALLLTAYVVPPAAALRGSRTGAVGTVAAVLGRVLVARRTGGRPADAVAHPASVLALAWLTARSVRRHRRGTLSWKGRGVG; encoded by the coding sequence GTGAGCCGGGCCGGTCGGGCCCTCGTCCGGGCCGGCACCGCGCTCGCCGTCGCGGGGACGGCCCACACCGCGCTCAACCTGCGCCTGCTGCGCACCCCGCGGGTGGACCCTCCCCCGCTCGGCGAGCGCACGAGCCTGCTGCTCCCGCTGCGCGACGAGGCGCACCGGGCGGGCCCGTGCCTCGACGCGCTGCCGGCCGTGCTCGCCGCCGACCCCCTGCTCGAGCTGGTCGTGCTCGACGACGCGTCCACCGACGGCACCGCCGCGCTCGTGCGCGAGCGGCTCGCGACCGAGCTCGCGACCGGCCGCGCGCGCCTGCTCGCCGGCGAGCCGCCGCCCCCCGGCTGGCTCGGCAAGCCGTGGGCGTGCGCGCAGCTCGTCGCTGCGGCCGCACCGGGGACGGGGGTGCACGTCCTGCTCGACGCCGACGTGGTGCTCGCGCCGCACGCCGTGCGCGCGACCGTCGACCTGCTCCGCCGCCACGGCCTCGACCTGGTGAGCCCGTACCCGCGCCAGCTCGTCGGCTCCCCGGGGGAGCGGCTCGTCCAGCCGCTGCTCCAGTGGTCCTGGGCGACGACGCTGCCGCTGCGGCTCGCGGAGCGCTCCCCCCGCCCCTCGCTCGCCGCCGCCAACGGGCAGCTGCTCGCGGTCGACGCCGCCGCGTACGCCCGCTGCGGGGGGCACGCCGCCGTCCGCGGCGAGGTGCTCGAGGACATCGCGCTCGTCCGGGCCGTCAAGGCGGCCGGCGGGCGCGGCACGGTGGCCGACGGCACGGCGCTCGCGACCTGCCGGATGTACGCCGGCTGGACCGAGCTGCGCGACGGGTGGGCGAAGTCGCTGTGGGCGGCGTTCGGCTCGCCGGCGGGGGCGGCGGGGGCGACGGCGCTCCTGCTCACCGCGTACGTCGTGCCGCCGGCCGCCGCCCTGCGCGGCTCGCGCACGGGAGCGGTCGGCACCGTCGCCGCCGTCCTCGGCCGCGTGCTCGTCGCGCGCCGCACCGGCGGACGTCCCGCGGACGCCGTGGCCCACCCCGCCTCCGTGCTGGCCCTGGCCTGGCTGACCGCCCGCTCGGTGCGCCGCCACCGGCGGGGCACCCTGTCGTGGAAGGGTCGAGGAGTCGGGTGA